The following proteins come from a genomic window of Edaphobacter sp. 4G125:
- a CDS encoding phage tail assembly chaperone, with the protein MRRHHESHTCELWCTGGRRRGRRGRGGRASWKRSRVNAWNWHKVLKVGLVELALTPERFWRTTLAEWRVMLDGLVDTQATDMRKRAWELSHLLVAAGCKPEKVTVAKLLGEKERPQRDPHARAKRDAERIFKAIHKGRQEG; encoded by the coding sequence ATCCGACGCCATCACGAAAGCCATACTTGCGAGCTTTGGTGTACCGGGGGAAGACGTCGAGGTCGTCGCGGACGCGGCGGACGCGCCTCGTGGAAACGCAGCCGCGTAAACGCCTGGAACTGGCATAAGGTTCTCAAGGTTGGACTTGTCGAACTTGCTCTCACTCCGGAGCGGTTCTGGAGAACTACTCTGGCCGAGTGGAGAGTGATGCTCGACGGTCTTGTCGATACACAGGCAACCGATATGCGCAAACGGGCGTGGGAGCTTTCTCACCTGTTGGTAGCTGCGGGATGCAAGCCCGAAAAGGTTACCGTAGCGAAGCTGCTGGGCGAGAAGGAGAGGCCACAGCGCGACCCGCACGCACGCGCAAAGCGTGATGCTGAGCGCATCTTCAAAGCGATTCACAAAGGACGGCAGGAGGGGTAA
- a CDS encoding DNA cytosine methyltransferase: MALHSQNFISLFAGAGGLDLALGLAVPDARCICYVEREIEAAEILAARIADEALDDAPIWSDVTNFDGKPWRGLVDGITGGFPCQDLSVAGKQKGFFACSECGVSSEGPDGTACGECGGGVTTTRSGLWFEYVRIIREVEPRWVYIENVDAVLAFPAGGIVLGELARLGFDAEWGTVRASGVGASHQRKRRFILAYRHGTRKPQLSRIVREQWSGIGDSGHGVGNADDARLERWRYISGRRGSEWSSGAAGCELEFSNRAGCGDSIGLHAAITPSNESIHGLSRSTSSYVDSPDRAVFAPGPRDSIWGEVLVRDYELRPALAQAEAESIVCGVADGVANPLDQRIDRLRACGNGVVAIQGAAAFIELVRRASL; this comes from the coding sequence GTGGCTTTACATTCCCAAAACTTCATCAGCCTCTTTGCCGGAGCCGGAGGTCTTGACCTCGCCCTCGGACTCGCTGTGCCAGATGCTCGCTGCATCTGCTACGTCGAGAGGGAAATTGAAGCAGCCGAAATACTGGCTGCGCGCATTGCAGACGAGGCTCTTGACGACGCGCCTATCTGGTCTGACGTTACAAACTTCGACGGTAAGCCGTGGCGTGGACTTGTGGATGGAATTACTGGCGGCTTCCCATGCCAGGACCTCAGCGTCGCAGGAAAGCAAAAGGGGTTCTTCGCCTGCTCTGAATGTGGCGTGTCATCCGAAGGGCCAGACGGAACCGCGTGCGGAGAATGTGGGGGGGGCGTCACTACAACCCGAAGCGGACTTTGGTTTGAGTATGTTCGGATCATTCGGGAAGTTGAACCCCGATGGGTCTATATCGAAAACGTCGATGCAGTCCTCGCTTTTCCAGCAGGAGGAATTGTTCTCGGAGAGCTTGCCCGCTTGGGGTTCGATGCGGAATGGGGAACTGTTCGCGCGTCCGGCGTGGGAGCCAGCCATCAGCGCAAGCGCAGATTCATCCTGGCCTACCGCCACGGTACACGGAAACCACAACTTTCCCGGATCGTCAGAGAACAGTGGAGCGGGATTGGCGACAGCGGTCATGGCGTGGGGAACGCCGACGACGCGAGACTGGAAAGATGGAGATACATCTCAGGCAGACGTGGAAGTGAATGGTCTTCTGGGGCGGCAGGTTGCGAACTGGAGTTCTCCAACCGTGCTGGATGCGGAGATTCAATCGGGCTCCATGCGGCCATCACGCCTAGCAACGAATCGATCCACGGATTATCTCGCTCGACAAGCTCATATGTGGATAGTCCCGATAGAGCAGTCTTCGCACCGGGCCCGAGAGATTCCATCTGGGGCGAAGTGTTGGTGCGGGATTATGAACTGCGGCCAGCGCTCGCACAGGCGGAAGCTGAATCCATTGTTTGTGGAGTGGCTGATGGGGTGGCCAATCCGCTGGACCAACGTATCGACCGCCTTAGAGCCTGCGGTAATGGCGTCGTGGCGATTCAGGGCGCGGCGGCATTTATTGAACTTGTTCGACGTGCGAGCTTGTGA
- a CDS encoding GDSL-type esterase/lipase family protein has product MFCRKSVLCNIAVALSFAPLLVGCGAAQAKPSDTSPSQVAGPPGPPGMVYRKAYDPSAQYAANDAVTYQRSTYIAIASTTGVPPVGAAQSESKWALLAGAGIDGASGADGKQGAQGIPGVPGPTGPTGPQGIQGAVGQDRTSFLAGKRFFVLGDSISSTDYSNKEWQRVVVQRTGMVPTYTDAWAGRRLRDAFLCYGATNPGDALGAYTLSPTCTTDGGKEGATLAQNLADSDMAIIALGTNDQAQPVGQLGDDVTSGTSMGMLRWIVETIETANPKIRVVVVTPQLNKWATANQTKLLADAEVSYAESVGVPAVNMFRHGGVSAVNLYTLTKDGIHPTQWAFDNFYGPLIAQKLMQIF; this is encoded by the coding sequence GTGTTCTGCCGTAAATCTGTGCTTTGCAATATAGCTGTCGCTTTATCGTTTGCGCCGTTGCTTGTGGGGTGTGGTGCCGCACAAGCTAAACCCTCAGATACGTCGCCTAGTCAGGTAGCCGGACCTCCTGGGCCTCCTGGCATGGTGTACCGCAAGGCGTATGATCCATCGGCGCAGTATGCTGCCAACGATGCGGTGACGTATCAGCGATCTACCTACATCGCGATTGCGAGCACTACTGGCGTCCCGCCCGTTGGAGCTGCGCAGAGTGAATCGAAGTGGGCTCTGCTCGCGGGTGCGGGAATAGATGGAGCATCTGGGGCGGATGGTAAGCAGGGCGCGCAAGGCATACCGGGAGTTCCTGGGCCTACTGGTCCAACTGGGCCACAAGGGATTCAGGGTGCAGTCGGACAGGACCGCACGTCATTCCTCGCCGGTAAGCGGTTCTTTGTGCTCGGGGATAGTATTTCTTCTACCGACTATTCCAATAAGGAGTGGCAGCGCGTAGTCGTGCAACGTACAGGTATGGTTCCGACCTATACCGACGCGTGGGCGGGTCGACGCTTGCGCGATGCGTTTCTCTGCTACGGAGCTACCAATCCGGGTGATGCACTGGGTGCGTATACGTTGAGCCCAACCTGCACGACGGATGGGGGTAAAGAGGGTGCCACGCTCGCGCAGAACCTGGCTGACTCTGACATGGCAATTATCGCGCTGGGAACCAATGACCAGGCACAACCTGTAGGCCAGCTAGGTGATGATGTTACGTCTGGCACGTCTATGGGGATGTTGCGATGGATTGTGGAGACCATCGAGACGGCGAATCCCAAGATTCGAGTAGTGGTCGTGACTCCGCAGTTGAATAAATGGGCTACCGCGAATCAAACAAAACTTCTGGCCGATGCCGAAGTGTCGTATGCGGAAAGCGTTGGCGTGCCCGCCGTCAATATGTTCCGGCATGGGGGCGTGAGCGCGGTAAATCTCTACACGCTGACGAAAGACGGGATACATCCTACGCAGTGGGCATTCGATAACTTCTATGGCCCGCTCATCGCTCAAAAGCTCATGCAGATTTTCTAA
- a CDS encoding phage major capsid protein — MSKQRIPDALPIQHRAATVSGFDYDKRTVTFALTSETPVDRWYGEEILDHSDGSIDDERLKRGIPLLFNHDSNQHIGRIESYEVKDKKLYVTARFGNSPLAQQKLDDVRDGILVDASGGYIPRDYQFTEGKKGSPDTVRWTNWMPCEGSLCPVPADPTVGIGRSADGPTVPAGTPIFPVRNLGATTPVEVANTEAVEEPAAVDVRSNQSNPAQAENKEEVSMSANATGHNEAVAAERQRVSEINAIASRYSKFLNSDQRDKFISEETSVDAVRKFVMDKQVEEAQSNEVRNLNPLGLSEAEQRNYSITAALRAASGDAQRGFEHEVSDALAKATGRTPRENGLFIPMNMKMRAGDLDRIASRNGLPIATRAANDTSSSNGNGAATIFTEFVSLIELLRSQVKVRQMGATFLAGLTGNIAFPKQTGATTASWVADNPGSDVADSNISFAQMSMTPKILQASTGFSRLLLQQSSVDVEALIRMDLTAVAARAIDLASLVGTGLNNQPKGILNQTGIGSIVTGGSALSFDHITEFETQIAEANADVLGTMGYLTTPRVRKKLKNAPELANTIALPIWRDGEVNGYRADVTNQLPKPMSSGGSPYAQHAMIAGVWSELLIGEWVAYEVITDPFRLKKQGVVEVTTYDTCDVNVRHPQSFVAATDINPNA; from the coding sequence GTGAGCAAGCAACGTATACCCGACGCCTTACCCATTCAGCATCGAGCGGCGACTGTTTCTGGATTCGACTATGACAAGCGCACAGTAACATTCGCGCTCACGTCGGAGACGCCGGTTGATCGCTGGTATGGAGAGGAGATTCTCGACCATTCAGACGGTTCGATTGACGATGAGCGACTGAAGCGCGGGATTCCTCTCCTCTTCAACCATGACTCTAACCAGCATATCGGACGAATCGAGTCCTACGAGGTCAAGGATAAGAAGCTCTATGTAACCGCTCGTTTTGGAAATTCACCTCTCGCGCAGCAGAAGCTCGATGACGTTCGAGACGGTATTCTCGTAGACGCCAGCGGCGGTTATATCCCGCGAGACTACCAGTTCACAGAGGGAAAGAAGGGCTCTCCAGATACGGTGCGTTGGACGAATTGGATGCCCTGCGAGGGCTCTCTTTGTCCGGTTCCTGCGGACCCGACTGTAGGTATCGGTCGATCAGCCGATGGGCCTACAGTCCCGGCTGGAACCCCGATCTTTCCAGTTCGCAACCTTGGCGCTACGACTCCGGTAGAGGTTGCGAACACGGAGGCTGTTGAAGAGCCTGCCGCCGTTGATGTTCGTTCCAATCAGTCCAATCCGGCTCAGGCCGAAAACAAGGAAGAGGTAAGCATGTCCGCAAACGCTACCGGCCATAATGAGGCCGTTGCCGCAGAGCGCCAGCGCGTCAGCGAAATCAACGCTATCGCGAGTCGCTACTCGAAGTTTCTCAACAGTGATCAGCGCGATAAGTTCATTTCCGAGGAAACCTCGGTCGACGCTGTTCGCAAGTTTGTTATGGACAAGCAGGTCGAAGAGGCTCAGTCCAATGAAGTTCGCAACCTCAACCCGCTCGGTCTGAGCGAGGCAGAGCAGCGCAACTACTCTATCACTGCTGCACTTCGCGCCGCATCGGGCGATGCTCAGCGTGGATTTGAGCATGAAGTATCTGACGCGCTGGCGAAGGCTACCGGTCGTACTCCTCGCGAGAACGGGCTCTTCATCCCCATGAACATGAAGATGCGTGCAGGCGACCTGGACCGCATCGCCTCTCGCAATGGCCTGCCAATCGCCACGCGTGCGGCGAACGACACCAGCTCCAGTAATGGTAACGGTGCCGCCACTATCTTCACCGAATTCGTCTCGCTGATTGAGCTGCTGCGCAGTCAGGTGAAGGTTCGTCAGATGGGAGCCACTTTCCTCGCCGGGCTGACGGGAAACATCGCGTTCCCCAAGCAGACCGGTGCAACTACGGCATCCTGGGTTGCCGACAACCCTGGATCGGATGTGGCCGACTCGAATATCAGCTTTGCTCAGATGAGTATGACGCCGAAGATTCTTCAGGCATCGACCGGCTTCTCTCGCCTGCTCTTGCAGCAGAGTTCGGTTGATGTGGAAGCCCTTATCCGTATGGACCTGACTGCGGTTGCTGCGCGTGCAATCGACCTGGCTTCTCTCGTCGGAACCGGACTGAATAATCAGCCGAAGGGCATCCTGAACCAGACCGGCATCGGTTCTATCGTTACTGGCGGTTCTGCTCTTAGCTTCGACCATATCACCGAGTTCGAGACTCAGATCGCGGAAGCTAACGCCGACGTGCTCGGGACGATGGGGTACCTGACCACGCCTCGCGTGCGTAAGAAGCTGAAGAACGCTCCTGAGCTGGCCAACACCATCGCACTCCCGATTTGGCGCGACGGTGAGGTCAACGGATATCGTGCCGACGTAACCAACCAGTTGCCGAAGCCGATGTCCTCGGGCGGTTCGCCATATGCTCAGCACGCGATGATTGCGGGTGTGTGGAGCGAGCTTCTGATTGGTGAGTGGGTCGCCTATGAAGTCATCACTGACCCATTCCGTCTGAAGAAGCAAGGCGTTGTTGAGGTCACCACCTACGACACCTGCGACGTCAATGTCCGTCACCCGCAGTCTTTCGTTGCGGCCACAGACATCAACCCGAACGCATAA
- a CDS encoding single-stranded DNA-binding protein, with amino-acid sequence MAKGMNKVFLLGNLGRAPEVRTANNGSIVATFSLATPERFKDQGGNWQDRTEWHNCVAFGRTAEIIRDYVGKGSKLFVEGKMQTRSWEDKDSGQKKYKTEVFISDVTLLGAPMGKQAFTPTADDEEQPGYAYTRQVQDDDVPF; translated from the coding sequence GTGGCAAAGGGGATGAATAAGGTTTTTCTGCTGGGGAATCTTGGCAGAGCGCCAGAGGTGCGCACAGCAAACAATGGTTCAATCGTGGCGACGTTCTCGCTTGCTACTCCGGAACGATTCAAAGACCAAGGCGGCAATTGGCAAGACAGGACCGAATGGCACAACTGCGTGGCCTTCGGAAGGACAGCGGAGATCATCAGGGACTATGTCGGAAAAGGTTCAAAGCTCTTCGTTGAAGGAAAGATGCAGACGCGCTCCTGGGAAGACAAGGACTCCGGCCAGAAGAAGTACAAGACGGAGGTCTTTATCTCTGACGTTACGCTGCTCGGTGCTCCGATGGGTAAGCAGGCTTTCACGCCGACGGCTGACGACGAAGAGCAGCCCGGATACGCCTATACGCGCCAGGTGCAAGACGATGATGTTCCTTTCTGA
- a CDS encoding phage portal protein: MGANLTVLDLTEAKASIPARKPSVSVAKRTFAAAQMNRFTFDWAVSILSRDQKLWQDLRKLRARSRELADNDPLAAKFLSLCVANIAGPKGITMQSKVKMLRGPQLAAALNEQIEQEWKSWGRLGNCTVDGTMSFSDLERLFVRTVAMDGEFLCILKAADNPWGFAVQVVDVDQLDTNYSVPPARGQNEVRMGVEVDKNRKPVAYWLWTQHPNEWSASDRTRVRVPAEVVIHCFLPDSARQTRGLPWMTPAMYQMNMLKGYEEAAITAARVAACQSFAITVKDSGADDAFEGDGENLDGSTALELTPGGGIRLGPGEDIKSIAPEHPSTNYGQFVKECKRNIATALSVSYTSLADDLEGVNFSSIRAGLLNERDMWRVRQKFAITQFHRRISRAWLSAAVLSGRVDLSVRDEDEVADCIHWHPRGWDWVDPKNDQNANVLAVENGFTTRTRILAERGYDLEETLTELAEEEKLIERLGLKLGTDTTGKADTASDDQKDDGAQGQDDKSKE, from the coding sequence ATGGGTGCTAATTTGACAGTATTGGACCTGACAGAGGCTAAAGCCTCGATACCAGCGCGTAAACCGAGCGTATCGGTCGCTAAACGTACCTTTGCTGCTGCTCAGATGAATAGGTTTACGTTCGATTGGGCGGTGTCGATCCTAAGCCGCGATCAGAAGCTATGGCAGGATTTACGAAAGCTGAGGGCTCGTTCTCGTGAGTTAGCCGACAATGATCCCCTTGCAGCAAAGTTTCTCTCGCTTTGTGTGGCTAATATTGCGGGGCCAAAAGGTATCACCATGCAGTCAAAGGTGAAGATGCTGCGCGGCCCCCAACTCGCCGCTGCTCTGAATGAGCAGATTGAACAGGAGTGGAAGTCGTGGGGGCGTCTGGGTAACTGCACGGTCGATGGAACGATGAGTTTCTCTGACCTTGAGCGCCTGTTTGTGCGTACCGTTGCTATGGACGGAGAGTTCCTCTGTATTCTCAAGGCGGCAGATAATCCCTGGGGGTTTGCGGTTCAGGTAGTCGATGTCGATCAGCTCGACACGAATTACTCTGTGCCTCCTGCAAGAGGACAGAACGAGGTTCGGATGGGAGTGGAGGTCGATAAGAACCGAAAGCCGGTTGCTTATTGGCTATGGACCCAGCATCCAAACGAGTGGTCTGCAAGTGATCGGACTCGCGTGCGCGTTCCGGCCGAGGTTGTGATTCATTGCTTCCTGCCGGATAGCGCCAGGCAGACGCGCGGCCTTCCGTGGATGACGCCAGCTATGTATCAGATGAACATGCTGAAGGGGTACGAGGAGGCGGCTATTACTGCGGCCCGGGTAGCCGCTTGCCAGTCCTTCGCTATCACCGTGAAAGATTCTGGTGCAGATGATGCCTTTGAGGGTGACGGCGAGAACTTGGATGGAAGTACGGCTCTGGAGCTTACTCCTGGCGGTGGAATCCGTTTGGGACCGGGAGAAGATATCAAGTCCATCGCTCCGGAGCATCCCTCAACGAACTACGGCCAGTTTGTGAAGGAGTGTAAACGAAACATCGCCACAGCTCTCAGCGTCTCTTATACGTCGCTTGCTGACGACCTTGAGGGCGTGAACTTCTCTAGTATTCGCGCCGGTCTCCTCAATGAGCGAGATATGTGGAGGGTGCGTCAGAAGTTCGCTATTACACAGTTCCATCGGCGCATATCTCGTGCGTGGCTCTCAGCCGCCGTTTTATCCGGGCGTGTTGATCTTAGTGTGAGAGATGAAGATGAAGTCGCGGATTGTATCCACTGGCATCCTCGCGGCTGGGACTGGGTAGATCCAAAGAACGATCAGAATGCGAACGTGTTGGCGGTCGAGAACGGATTTACCACGAGAACGCGAATCCTTGCAGAACGTGGATACGATCTTGAGGAGACGCTTACAGAGTTGGCGGAAGAGGAGAAACTTATCGAACGTCTCGGACTGAAGCTGGGAACTGATACGACCGGTAAGGCTGATACGGCCTCCGACGACCAGAAGGATGACGGAGCACAGGGCCAGGACGATAAGTCGAAAGAGTAG
- a CDS encoding head-tail joining protein, producing MPIGDNDIASGVFFGDFAVDVELEGQPTAKGNFDSPGQDAVFGEYTTARNSKYRIEMSATAFSPMPEAESFLTIKGNVYVVTSVEPIDDGATVEIWLRKL from the coding sequence ATGCCGATTGGTGATAACGACATCGCGTCCGGAGTGTTCTTCGGCGACTTCGCCGTCGATGTCGAGCTTGAAGGTCAGCCGACCGCTAAGGGGAATTTCGATAGTCCGGGGCAGGATGCAGTGTTTGGCGAGTATACGACCGCCAGAAACAGTAAGTACCGGATAGAGATGTCTGCAACCGCGTTTTCTCCGATGCCTGAAGCTGAATCTTTTCTGACGATCAAGGGTAATGTCTACGTTGTTACATCCGTGGAGCCTATTGACGACGGTGCAACTGTCGAGATTTGGTTGAGAAAACTATGA
- a CDS encoding helix-turn-helix domain-containing protein, with the protein MIANEMETLELEDVASLLGVSERMVRNYIKDNDLPCVGDGRGRRFVWADVREWYVGYRIEKDGSRGNEACQISGDDDESMEEAQLRKLKAEADLKELELATKRGEVVAIEDVKRSVENVAASLKSAILAMPSKLATRLVGMKDKRAINDVLTGEAEELCTKLQHVADKPVDDEGESDGE; encoded by the coding sequence GTGATCGCGAACGAAATGGAAACTTTGGAGCTTGAGGATGTCGCCTCGCTCCTCGGCGTGTCTGAACGTATGGTGCGCAACTACATAAAAGACAATGACTTGCCTTGCGTTGGGGATGGAAGAGGGAGGCGTTTTGTCTGGGCGGACGTGCGGGAATGGTATGTCGGATACCGTATCGAAAAAGACGGAAGTCGCGGAAATGAAGCCTGTCAAATTTCTGGCGATGATGACGAAAGCATGGAAGAAGCCCAGCTCCGGAAGTTGAAGGCCGAAGCTGACCTAAAAGAACTTGAGCTTGCGACAAAACGTGGCGAGGTCGTCGCTATCGAGGACGTGAAGCGGAGCGTGGAGAACGTCGCCGCCAGCCTCAAGTCGGCGATTCTGGCCATGCCCTCCAAGTTGGCGACCCGCCTTGTGGGAATGAAGGACAAGCGGGCGATAAACGATGTCTTGACTGGCGAAGCTGAAGAGCTTTGCACGAAGTTGCAGCACGTTGCCGATAAACCGGTCGATGATGAGGGGGAGTCTGACGGTGAGTAA
- a CDS encoding phage terminase large subunit family protein, with amino-acid sequence MSKYVSTPDSIDALWDAIRAGLSLLEPPPKLTVSEWADRYAYLSAESSAQPGKWITATAEYQRGLMDAGSDPAIERIVAMWGAQLGKTACLLNINWYYTAHDPSPMLIVQPTLEAAEDFSKERIAPAIRDTPALSMLFRPSRSRDSNNTLLKKEFPGGGLALAGANSPAGLASRSRRIVEGDEVDKWEASAGAEGDPGKLMEARTVTFWNKKIIYTSTPSIKGASRIEREFLKSDQRRFFVRCPHCDEEQALEWGNLKWPSPKPDNDVTEHRPEECYYVCAANGCEILEGDKPEMVRHGVWRATAKSIDGKTAGFHLNALYSPWISWPDLIRKWLDAQGNPHELQTFVNASLAETWELQGDRVEADVFRDRVHRYKAPAPAGVLVITAGVDVQKDRLEASAVGWGVGEESWAIDHRIFQGDPSRPDVWAELDEWLQSEWEHESGVMLRVRCTLVDSGGHHTKQVYWFTKSREHRRVYACKGRGGNHPLLGRPTKQGDAQALLYMVGVDSAKELFYARLKIEKEGAGYCHFPDDARVFDEEFFAQLTAEQQLTITRNGSPERIWRKRRDRNEALDLRVYAMAALERIKPNFPLIASKMQRKAERVKAEPENEPIILGTSPEPQKARTQRRPSRPTGWINAWKG; translated from the coding sequence GTGAGTAAGTATGTCTCAACGCCAGACAGTATCGATGCGCTGTGGGATGCGATACGCGCTGGCCTCTCGCTTCTGGAGCCTCCTCCGAAGCTAACCGTTTCGGAGTGGGCCGACCGCTATGCGTATCTATCCGCAGAGAGTTCGGCTCAGCCTGGTAAATGGATCACGGCGACGGCAGAGTATCAGCGCGGCCTCATGGATGCAGGTAGCGACCCTGCGATTGAGCGGATTGTCGCGATGTGGGGAGCCCAGCTCGGGAAAACGGCATGTCTCCTGAATATCAACTGGTACTACACGGCTCACGATCCTTCGCCAATGCTCATCGTGCAGCCGACGCTTGAGGCTGCGGAAGACTTCTCGAAGGAGCGTATCGCACCTGCAATCCGTGATACTCCCGCTCTCTCTATGCTCTTTCGTCCTTCTCGTTCGAGGGATTCAAATAACACTCTCCTCAAGAAAGAGTTCCCTGGAGGTGGCCTGGCGCTAGCTGGTGCGAATTCTCCTGCTGGTCTTGCCTCGCGCTCTCGACGCATTGTCGAGGGCGACGAGGTCGACAAGTGGGAGGCTTCGGCGGGCGCTGAAGGTGACCCTGGAAAGCTGATGGAAGCCCGTACAGTGACCTTCTGGAATAAGAAGATCATTTACACGTCAACGCCATCCATCAAGGGAGCTTCGCGCATTGAGCGCGAGTTTTTGAAGAGCGATCAACGTCGTTTCTTCGTTCGTTGCCCGCATTGCGACGAGGAGCAGGCGTTGGAGTGGGGAAACTTGAAGTGGCCTTCTCCGAAACCTGACAACGATGTCACCGAGCACAGGCCAGAGGAGTGCTATTACGTCTGCGCGGCGAACGGATGCGAGATACTTGAAGGCGATAAACCGGAGATGGTCAGGCATGGCGTATGGAGAGCGACAGCCAAGAGTATTGATGGTAAAACGGCTGGCTTCCACCTAAACGCTCTTTACTCTCCGTGGATATCCTGGCCTGACCTTATTCGTAAATGGCTAGATGCCCAGGGGAATCCTCACGAGCTGCAAACGTTCGTTAACGCCAGCCTTGCAGAGACGTGGGAGCTTCAGGGTGATCGCGTCGAGGCAGACGTGTTTCGCGACCGAGTCCATCGGTATAAAGCCCCGGCTCCGGCTGGCGTGCTTGTGATTACCGCTGGCGTCGACGTGCAGAAGGACCGCCTGGAAGCCAGCGCTGTAGGCTGGGGCGTCGGCGAAGAGTCATGGGCGATTGACCATCGCATCTTTCAGGGCGACCCATCGAGGCCGGATGTTTGGGCTGAGCTGGATGAGTGGTTGCAAAGCGAATGGGAGCACGAAAGTGGAGTCATGCTTCGTGTCCGATGCACTCTGGTTGACTCCGGAGGCCATCACACGAAACAGGTCTACTGGTTCACTAAGTCCAGAGAGCATCGTCGGGTCTATGCCTGTAAAGGGCGCGGCGGTAATCATCCGCTGCTCGGCAGGCCGACAAAGCAGGGAGATGCTCAGGCGCTGCTCTACATGGTCGGTGTCGATTCTGCAAAGGAGCTTTTCTATGCGCGGCTGAAAATCGAAAAAGAAGGGGCCGGATATTGCCACTTTCCTGATGATGCGCGTGTGTTTGACGAAGAGTTCTTTGCACAACTCACAGCGGAGCAGCAGCTCACTATTACGCGAAACGGATCTCCGGAGCGCATCTGGAGAAAGCGTCGGGATAGAAACGAGGCGCTCGACCTGCGAGTCTACGCGATGGCTGCGCTTGAGCGTATCAAGCCTAACTTCCCGCTGATCGCGTCGAAGATGCAACGCAAAGCGGAGCGCGTGAAGGCAGAGCCTGAGAATGAACCAATCATTCTAGGTACATCGCCAGAGCCGCAGAAGGCGAGGACGCAAAGGCGTCCATCTCGACCTACAGGATGGATCAACGCATGGAAGGGATAA
- a CDS encoding lysozyme — protein sequence MRSYSDKGIAITESFEGLRLVAYQDSVGVWTIGYGHTKGVKAGDTCTAAQADRWLREDVAWAEDCVNRLVKTSITQNQFDALVDFTFNLGCKSLEGSELLRLVNAGRYADAACQFARWNHAGGKVVAGLTRRRAAEATLFVIGLIS from the coding sequence ATGAGGTCTTACAGCGACAAAGGAATAGCTATCACGGAGTCCTTCGAGGGGCTACGGTTAGTTGCCTATCAGGACTCCGTTGGTGTGTGGACGATTGGATACGGACACACGAAGGGCGTGAAGGCGGGCGACACATGCACGGCTGCGCAGGCCGACAGGTGGCTTCGTGAAGATGTTGCCTGGGCGGAGGATTGCGTAAACAGGTTGGTCAAGACGTCCATCACTCAAAATCAGTTCGATGCTTTGGTCGACTTCACTTTCAATCTGGGATGTAAGTCCCTGGAGGGGTCTGAGCTTCTTCGTCTTGTGAACGCCGGGCGATACGCGGATGCTGCCTGTCAGTTTGCTCGCTGGAATCATGCAGGCGGCAAGGTAGTCGCAGGGCTTACGCGAAGGCGGGCGGCGGAGGCAACGTTGTTCGTAATTGGCTTGATTTCTTAG
- a CDS encoding phage tail protein, whose amino-acid sequence MAGGAAKKLRGYEGKLYYTVGANPSKKLARVVDIAIDVKTDSIDFSDHDTEGWKDTGSGLKAFSGTATVNYFTNDASQKDIYDALIGNLDLTIEFRPLDSVGEDSYSGVVNITSYSLKSPNSGSQTTDIAFDGRGPLTKTAIVAPAP is encoded by the coding sequence ATGGCAGGAGGGGCAGCAAAGAAACTCCGTGGGTATGAGGGAAAACTTTACTACACGGTTGGCGCGAATCCGTCGAAGAAGTTGGCCAGGGTGGTCGACATCGCGATTGATGTAAAAACGGATTCCATCGATTTCAGCGATCACGACACCGAGGGGTGGAAGGATACGGGCTCCGGGCTGAAGGCGTTCTCTGGAACGGCGACGGTGAACTACTTCACTAACGACGCATCGCAGAAGGACATCTACGATGCTCTCATTGGGAATCTTGACTTGACGATTGAATTTCGTCCGCTTGATTCGGTCGGAGAGGACAGCTATAGCGGTGTCGTGAATATCACTAGCTATTCGCTGAAGTCGCCAAACAGCGGCTCTCAGACTACGGACATCGCTTTCGATGGTCGCGGGCCTCTTACCAAGACGGCAATCGTAGCGCCTGCCCCATAA